DNA from Candidatus Saccharimonadales bacterium:
ATTGTTCTAGGCTTAGTTTTGTGAACGGCGTTAACTGAACTACGCCGTCGGACGAACTGCTGCGCATGTTGGTAAGGTGTTTGGTTTTACAAACGTTAACTTCTAGGTCGTCGCCACGGTTGTTAAGACCTACTATTTGACCAGCGTATACTTTTTCGCCAGCGCCAACGTAGAGTTCGCCACGGGCCTCGGCCATTTCTAGCGCGTATGGTGTAGTGGTACCGTTTTCGTAAGCGATTAACGCACCGTTGCGCAATTGCTGCAGCGGAGCACCAAGCGGCTGATAGCCTACCATAAGGCTATTCATAACGATCGTACCCTTGGTTTGAGTAATTAAAATGTTACGAAGGCCCAAAAGCGCGCGCGTAGGTAGTTCGTAAACAAGCTTAGTTACACCTTTTGAGCTAGAACTAAACTGTTCTTTTAACGCAGCGCGTCGAGCACCAAGCTCCATCTGCACAGAACCCACATGTTCAGCAGGAACCTCGATAATTAGTTCTTCTACAGGCTCAAGGGTTTGGCCGTTTTCTTCTTTTGTCACAACTTGTGGGCGACCAACTTCAAATTCAAAGCCTTCGCGGCGCATGGTTTCTATAAGGACACTCACATGTAGCTCACCACGCCCTGCCACCTTAAAGCCAATTCCTGCATCTGTTACACGCAAACCTACGTTAGTTTCGAGCTCTTTGTTTAAGCGCTCACCAATCTGACGACTTGTGTTGAATTGACCTTCTAGGCCCTTAAACGGACTGGTGTTTGGTCCAAGAAATACCTCTAGAGTAGGAGCTTCAACCTCTATAATCGGCAGAGCCTCAGGCGCTACAGCATCGGCAACGGTCTCGCCAATCTGCACATTTGGCATACCGGTAAGCTGCACAATGTCTCCAGCAACGCCTTCCGGTACTTCAAAGCGACTAACACCATGGCTCATGAATACGAGTTCTACTTTGCCCTTAACTTGGCTGCCGTCTTTTTTACAAACCACAACCTGATCGCCAGATTTTACATGACCACGAGTGATACGGCCAATAGCGTATTTACCCTTGTAGGTGTCCCACGCCAGTGCCGTAACAAGCATCTGAAATGGCTTGTTGGCATCGATGACTGGGGCTGGGATTTTCTCTATGACAGCATCGAAAATCGGTTCTAGATCAGCATCTTCGTCTGGATTGGCAGGCATGGCACTCCAAGATTTGCCGGCGCGACCGATAGCATAGTAGATAGGGTAGTGAAGCTGGTCTTCGTGTACCGCGAGTTCCAAAAACAGATCAGCAAGTTCGTCTTCAACTTCGGCAACACGGCTGCCTGGCTTGTCGATTTTGTTGATGATAACAATTGGTTTTAGGCCGCTCGCTAGTGCCTTGCCAAGTACAAACTTAGTTTGTGGCATTGGACCTTCTTGGGCGTCAACAATAAGCAAACAGCCGTCGGCCATATTAAGCGTACGTTCAACCTCACCGCTAAAGTCAGCGTGCCCGGGAGTATCAATGATGTTAATGCGATAATCACCATGCTGCACGGCTGTAACTTTTGCCGTAATTGTAATGCCGCGCTCGCGTTCTTGATCGCCGCTATCCATGATAAGCTCTTGGCTCATCTCGGCTTGGTTGTCGCGGAAAGTTTTAGATTGTTTAAGTAACCCATCTACCAAGGTTGTTTTACCGTGGTCAACGTGGGCAATAATAGCAATATTTCGAATTTTCGATTGATCTTGAGCCATAAAAAACGCGCCTACCTTAGCGCCGAAAGTAATTTATAAAAATTATAACATACATCTGTTATTTTTACTAGCCCAAATTGCTTATGCACAGTGATATTGTTGTTGACATGCCATATCAGTGTGAGTATATTGGATGGTATGAGTAGTAGTACGAAGATTTCACGAGGAGCGGCGATTGAGATTTTAAAAGGTAAAGTTTTTGGCGAAAAGCCAACTACGGACACCGTCTATTTTGCTGACCTTATCACGCGGAATCATCGCGAAAATTTGTCTAAAGATACAAACCGCAGCTGGACAAACAGTATTACACAAAAGCTGGTATACCATGAGTTCGTTACCAAAGTTTACGAAGATGCAGAAAACCCCAGAAGCAAGATTGTAGGCATAAAGTTGACGCAAAGAGGCAAAGCAGCCATAAGCGAATCGACAACACAGCAAATCCCTAATCCCTCGTCGTCAGGGCGCATAGTCAAAGATAAAGGCATTCTAAACATTGACGAAGCTGTTATAGCGATAGAGGAATGGCGCATTAAAAACCCTTGGGCAACGCGAATTGGACATGCGTCTGGCTGGGAAATTATTTTCAACCAGAAAGGGGCAAGCGACCAGTGATACTGATATCGTGCTGAGATCAGAGCATATAAGATATGCTGTGATCTCGGCGTGACGTCGAGTATATGGAGGGGTACTCAAGTGGTTTACGAGGACAGACCGAGGATCTGTTAGAGAACAGCTTGCACAGCATACTCTCGAGGGTTCGAATCCCTCTCCCTCCGCCACTTTTCCTAACAAAAAAACGCCCTTACGGACGCTTTTTTGGCTTGCACAGCATACGAGCTTTTGGCTCGTTTAGCCGAATTGACGGCTATTACTACATTTTACCGCAGTGAATGCAATAATAACAGCTACTTCACAATTAATCAAAAATACTCGCTCGTGCCATAGACAATCTAAGCAACCTAGAGTAAACTCCGAGCAACCCTATTATGAAAACCAAAGTCATAAAATTTATTTTTGGTACGCTGCTGATTTTAATTGGCGCGACTTTAGTTTACGCGAGCCTTTGGGGTCGCATATTGCA
Protein-coding regions in this window:
- the typA gene encoding translational GTPase TypA, whose amino-acid sequence is MAQDQSKIRNIAIIAHVDHGKTTLVDGLLKQSKTFRDNQAEMSQELIMDSGDQERERGITITAKVTAVQHGDYRINIIDTPGHADFSGEVERTLNMADGCLLIVDAQEGPMPQTKFVLGKALASGLKPIVIINKIDKPGSRVAEVEDELADLFLELAVHEDQLHYPIYYAIGRAGKSWSAMPANPDEDADLEPIFDAVIEKIPAPVIDANKPFQMLVTALAWDTYKGKYAIGRITRGHVKSGDQVVVCKKDGSQVKGKVELVFMSHGVSRFEVPEGVAGDIVQLTGMPNVQIGETVADAVAPEALPIIEVEAPTLEVFLGPNTSPFKGLEGQFNTSRQIGERLNKELETNVGLRVTDAGIGFKVAGRGELHVSVLIETMRREGFEFEVGRPQVVTKEENGQTLEPVEELIIEVPAEHVGSVQMELGARRAALKEQFSSSSKGVTKLVYELPTRALLGLRNILITQTKGTIVMNSLMVGYQPLGAPLQQLRNGALIAYENGTTTPYALEMAEARGELYVGAGEKVYAGQIVGLNNRGDDLEVNVCKTKHLTNMRSSSSDGVVQLTPFTKLSLEQCLDFIENDELLEVTPKNLRLRKRELNPNMRKRQPR